The DNA sequence TTCAATCGACTTCGCACCGAAATTACGAATGTCAAGCAGGTCAGCTTCCGAACGAAGAACCAGCTCACCGATTGTATGGATACCTTCACGCTGTAGACAGTTCTGTGAGCGTGCTGGAAGGTTAAGAATGGTGATTGGGCGTTGCAAGTCAGAAGACTGCTGCTCAACAACCGGAGCTTCTTTAAGCTCAAGGCCTTCAACTTCTTGGTTCAGCTCTGCGGTCAATCCGAAGAGCTCAACTAGAGTCTTACCAGCCGAGGCAAAAGCGTCACGTGGCAACATCGACGGCTTGGTTTCGACGTCGACAATGAGTTTGTCGAAATCAGTACGCTGACCAACACGGGTAGCTTCAACCTTGTACGAAACTTTCACTACTGGTGAGTAGATGGAATCAACCGGGATCCGGCCAATTTCGTAATCTGGAGAATTGTTCTGCTGTGCAGAAACATAGCCTCGGCCACGCTCCACAGTCAGATCGATTTCCAATTTACCCTTCTCATTTAACGTAGCAATGAGCAGTTCTGGATTATGGATCTCTACCCCAGCTGGTGGGGTGATATCCGCGGCGGTTACCTGGCCAGGACCTGCTTTACGCAAGTACATTTGAACTGGCTCGTCGTTTTCGGATGTCACAACAAGATCCTTGAGATTCAAGATAATCTGTGCAACGTCTTCTTTGACACCTTCAATTGTGGAGAACTCATGGAGAACGCCGTCAATATGGATAGAAGTCACTGCTGCACCAGGAATTGATGACAGCAAGGTACGACGAAGCGAGTTGCCGAGCGTGTAGCCGAAGCCAGGCTCGAGCGGGTTAAGCGTGAACCGCGAACGGGTATCCGAAAGTTTCTCTTCGGTTAGCGTAGGACGCTGTTCAATGATCACTATATTTTCCTTTCACCGGGGCGCCCACTATATGACGCCCACAAGCCGAGAATTCTCGGCGCTAACATGTGTCATGATGACATCATCATGACACTGAGGAAAGGGGCAAAACCCCTCGCAGATCAAACGCGACGGCGCTTGGGTGGACGGCAACCGTTGTGAGCTTGTGGGGTAACATCGGAAATCGATGTTACTTCAAGACCAGAAGCGGTCAACGAACGAATAGCGGTTTCACGACCAGAACCTGGACCCTTGACGAAGACATCAACCTTC is a window from the Arcanobacterium buesumense genome containing:
- a CDS encoding DNA-directed RNA polymerase subunit alpha, which codes for MIIEQRPTLTEEKLSDTRSRFTLNPLEPGFGYTLGNSLRRTLLSSIPGAAVTSIHIDGVLHEFSTIEGVKEDVAQIILNLKDLVVTSENDEPVQMYLRKAGPGQVTAADITPPAGVEIHNPELLIATLNEKGKLEIDLTVERGRGYVSAQQNNSPDYEIGRIPVDSIYSPVVKVSYKVEATRVGQRTDFDKLIVDVETKPSMLPRDAFASAGKTLVELFGLTAELNQEVEGLELKEAPVVEQQSSDLQRPITILNLPARSQNCLQREGIHTIGELVLRSEADLLDIRNFGAKSIEDVKDELAKLDLRLKDSPAGFMSGFGDDTYGMHFSDETQA